A window from Azoarcus sp. DD4 encodes these proteins:
- a CDS encoding diguanylate cyclase, protein MLSRPAFRPPLGQLLASRCGPALLALCGLLLLLAYGGAAAALTLDQSSPGPLGRAAQLFVEDGSPLPVEAALALQRQGRFRPGEAAVPKFGIGARPVWLHLQVDNRDASPQPRTLVVGVPWIDRLDVHVLRDGQPVASWRAGDAEVDRLHPVAGIGFVFEHDFAPGVTELLLRAETDDPLVLPVELLAPAESVAALRGSDHRYGLLYGYFLALIAYNAMLYVGLRERSHLDYAIYLGAFVLTNLAYSGHGYAWLWPDFPGLQRYVILVLMVLFCCAGLRFASRFLELKRRAPGLHRMARWMVRCGLGLIALAVLAGSQAAAALVAFGGVLVVSVTMVGLGVWSVARGQVAARYFLAAALAAMAGAMITAMAVWRGLPFSSVAFHVAELGVALEGTLLALALAYRMRQLRLARAQAEALARIDPLTGLLNRRAFMEQAAPTWSTAVRSARPLAVMLVDLDHFKRINDSHGHAVGDRVLVEVGATLAGVCRGGDLCARWGGEEFIILLPETGVEQAMHLAERLRRRIESLVVHEAGQRVPLSASMGIAGRDHQADLEALIREADGWLYRAKETGRGRVCAPLALGFEIGT, encoded by the coding sequence ATGCTGAGTCGTCCGGCTTTCCGGCCGCCCCTCGGGCAGCTTCTGGCGTCGCGCTGCGGTCCGGCGTTGCTGGCGCTATGCGGCCTGTTATTACTCCTGGCCTACGGCGGTGCGGCAGCTGCGCTGACGCTGGATCAGTCCTCCCCGGGGCCGCTGGGGCGCGCTGCCCAGCTGTTCGTCGAGGACGGAAGCCCGCTCCCGGTCGAGGCCGCGCTGGCGCTGCAGCGCCAGGGGCGGTTTCGGCCCGGCGAGGCGGCGGTGCCGAAATTCGGGATAGGTGCGCGGCCGGTATGGCTGCATCTGCAGGTGGACAACCGCGATGCCTCGCCACAGCCGCGCACGCTTGTGGTCGGCGTGCCGTGGATAGACCGGCTGGACGTCCATGTCCTGCGCGACGGGCAGCCGGTGGCGAGCTGGCGCGCGGGCGATGCCGAGGTGGACCGCCTGCATCCGGTGGCCGGTATCGGTTTCGTGTTCGAGCACGACTTCGCGCCCGGCGTCACCGAACTCCTGCTGCGTGCCGAGACCGACGATCCGCTGGTGTTGCCGGTGGAACTGCTCGCGCCGGCCGAGAGCGTGGCTGCGCTGCGCGGCAGCGACCATCGCTACGGCCTGCTGTACGGCTATTTTCTCGCGCTCATCGCCTACAACGCGATGCTCTACGTCGGCCTGCGCGAGCGCAGCCACCTCGACTATGCGATCTACCTCGGCGCCTTCGTCCTCACCAATCTGGCGTACTCCGGCCACGGCTATGCCTGGCTGTGGCCGGATTTCCCGGGGCTGCAGCGCTACGTGATCCTGGTGCTGATGGTGCTTTTCTGCTGTGCCGGCCTGCGTTTTGCGAGCCGTTTCCTCGAGTTGAAGCGGCGTGCCCCAGGCTTGCACCGCATGGCGAGGTGGATGGTGCGCTGCGGTCTGGGCCTGATCGCGCTGGCGGTGCTGGCGGGCTCCCAGGCTGCTGCGGCGCTGGTCGCCTTCGGTGGGGTGCTGGTGGTGTCCGTCACCATGGTGGGGCTGGGCGTCTGGAGCGTGGCGCGGGGCCAGGTGGCGGCGCGCTACTTCCTGGCCGCGGCGCTGGCGGCGATGGCGGGGGCGATGATCACCGCGATGGCGGTGTGGCGCGGGCTACCCTTTTCCAGTGTGGCCTTTCATGTGGCGGAGCTGGGCGTGGCCCTGGAAGGCACGCTGCTGGCGCTGGCGCTCGCCTACCGGATGCGCCAGCTCAGGCTTGCGCGGGCGCAGGCCGAGGCGCTGGCGCGGATCGATCCGCTCACCGGCCTGCTCAACCGGCGCGCCTTCATGGAGCAGGCGGCGCCGACCTGGAGCACCGCGGTGCGCAGTGCCCGTCCGCTGGCGGTGATGCTGGTCGATCTCGACCACTTCAAGCGCATCAACGACAGCCACGGCCACGCCGTCGGCGATCGCGTGCTGGTCGAGGTCGGTGCGACCCTGGCCGGGGTCTGCCGTGGGGGCGACCTCTGCGCGCGCTGGGGCGGCGAGGAATTCATCATCCTGCTGCCGGAAACCGGTGTCGAACAGGCGATGCATCTGGCCGAACGCCTGCGTCGGCGTATCGAGTCCCTGGTTGTCCATGAAGCCGGCCAGCGGGTGCCGCTGTCGGCCAGCATGGGCATCGCCGGGCGCGACCATCAGGCGGACCTGGAAGCGCTCATCCGCGAAGCCGACGGCTGGCTCTACCGTGCCAAGGAGACCGGCCGGGGGCGGGTCTGCGCGCCGCTGGCGCTGGGCTTCGAGATTGGCACCTGA
- a CDS encoding electron transfer flavoprotein subunit alpha/FixB family protein → MILVLAEHDNQTIKAATLNTVTAAAKIGGMLATEIHVLVAGSNCAAAAEAAAKLAGVAKVLVADAPQLDAQLAENVSALLKNLAADYSHVLAPATSAGKNTLPRVAALLDVAQISDIVGVEAADTFVRPIYAGNALATVKSADAVKVITVRTTAFEAAAAEGGAAAIEAVATAADAGRSSLVGREITKSARPELGAAKIIVSGGRGLGSGENYTRLLEPLADKLGAALGASRAAVDAGYVPNDYQVGQTGKIVAPQLYIAIGISGAIQHLAGMKESKVIVAINKDPEAPIFQVADYGLVGDLFEVVPELAAP, encoded by the coding sequence ATGATTCTTGTCCTTGCCGAACACGACAACCAAACGATCAAGGCCGCCACGCTCAACACGGTGACGGCTGCCGCCAAGATTGGCGGAATGTTGGCAACCGAGATCCACGTGCTGGTCGCTGGCAGCAACTGCGCCGCCGCGGCCGAAGCCGCAGCCAAGCTCGCCGGCGTCGCCAAGGTGCTGGTGGCCGATGCCCCGCAGCTGGACGCCCAGCTTGCCGAGAACGTCAGCGCGCTGCTCAAGAACCTTGCCGCCGACTACAGCCACGTGCTGGCCCCGGCCACCTCGGCGGGCAAGAACACGCTGCCGCGCGTGGCCGCGCTGCTCGACGTCGCCCAGATCAGCGACATCGTCGGGGTGGAAGCCGCCGATACCTTCGTGCGCCCGATCTACGCCGGCAACGCGCTGGCGACGGTCAAGAGCGCCGATGCGGTCAAGGTCATCACCGTGCGCACCACCGCCTTCGAAGCCGCAGCGGCGGAAGGCGGCGCGGCCGCGATCGAAGCGGTCGCCACCGCCGCCGATGCGGGCCGGTCGAGCCTGGTCGGCCGCGAGATCACCAAGAGCGCGCGGCCCGAACTCGGCGCCGCGAAGATCATCGTCTCCGGCGGCCGCGGCCTGGGCAGCGGCGAGAACTACACCAGGCTGCTCGAACCGCTCGCCGACAAGCTCGGCGCCGCGCTCGGCGCTTCCCGCGCCGCGGTCGATGCGGGCTACGTCCCCAACGACTACCAGGTCGGCCAGACCGGCAAGATCGTCGCACCGCAGCTCTACATCGCGATCGGCATCTCGGGCGCGATCCAGCACCTTGCCGGCATGAAGGAATCCAAGGTGATCGTGGCGATCAACAAGGACCCGGAGGCGCCCATCTTCCAGGTAGCGGATTACGGCCTGGTGGGCGATCTGTTCGAGGTGGTGCCGGAACTCGCCGCGCCTTAG
- a CDS encoding electron transfer flavoprotein subunit beta/FixA family protein has product MKILVPVKRVVDYNVKVRVKADGSGVDLANVKMSMNPFDEIAVEEAVRLKEAGVATEVVAVSCGVGACQETLRAAMAIGADRGILVETDVELQPLAVAKLLKALCDKEAPTLVICGKQAIDDDANQTGQMLAALKGWPQATFASKLTLADGKATVTREIDGGLETVAISLPAVVTTDLRLNEPRYATLPNIMKAKKKPLDTVKPADLGVDVAPRLTTLKVTEPPKRSAGVRVADVAQLVDKLKNEAKVL; this is encoded by the coding sequence ATGAAGATCCTGGTGCCTGTGAAGCGCGTGGTCGACTACAACGTGAAGGTCCGCGTGAAGGCGGACGGCAGCGGTGTCGATCTGGCCAATGTGAAGATGAGCATGAACCCGTTCGACGAGATCGCGGTTGAAGAAGCGGTGCGTCTGAAGGAAGCGGGCGTGGCCACCGAGGTGGTGGCGGTGAGCTGCGGCGTTGGCGCCTGCCAGGAGACGCTGCGCGCGGCGATGGCGATCGGCGCGGACCGCGGCATCCTGGTGGAAACCGACGTCGAACTGCAGCCGCTGGCCGTCGCCAAACTCTTGAAGGCCTTGTGCGACAAGGAAGCGCCGACGCTGGTGATCTGCGGCAAGCAGGCGATCGACGACGACGCCAACCAGACCGGCCAGATGCTGGCTGCGTTGAAGGGCTGGCCGCAGGCGACCTTCGCCTCCAAGCTCACCCTCGCCGATGGCAAGGCCACGGTCACCCGCGAAATCGACGGCGGCCTCGAGACGGTGGCGATCAGCCTGCCGGCGGTGGTCACCACCGACCTGCGCCTGAACGAGCCGCGCTACGCGACGCTGCCCAACATCATGAAGGCGAAGAAGAAGCCGCTCGACACGGTGAAGCCGGCCGATCTGGGCGTCGATGTCGCGCCGCGGCTGACCACGCTCAAAGTGACCGAGCCTCCCAAGCGCAGCGCCGGGGTGCGGGTCGCCGATGTGGCCCAGCTGGTCGACAAACTGAAGAACGAAGCGAAGGTGCTCTGA
- a CDS encoding DUF971 domain-containing protein has protein sequence MDAQACMPAGITDHRLSGVLFIAWEDGVTSALPHGWLRQRCRCAACTQQARSGGPEPEAAALAGIRMVADKGLNLVFADGHERGIYPWTYLRALGDERSAAGAVTG, from the coding sequence ATGGACGCGCAAGCCTGCATGCCGGCGGGCATCACCGACCACCGCCTGTCCGGCGTCCTCTTCATCGCATGGGAGGACGGCGTCACCAGCGCCCTGCCGCACGGCTGGCTGCGCCAGCGCTGCCGTTGCGCCGCCTGCACCCAGCAGGCGCGCAGCGGCGGGCCGGAGCCGGAAGCGGCGGCGCTGGCCGGGATCCGCATGGTGGCGGACAAGGGGCTCAACCTGGTGTTCGCCGACGGTCACGAGCGCGGCATCTATCCCTGGACCTACCTGCGCGCGCTCGGCGACGAGCGCAGTGCAGCGGGTGCAGTCACCGGCTGA
- a CDS encoding ABC transporter ATP-binding protein, translated as MMGTAASTASGHIDIRDVTVSFTQNGASLDAVRGISLDVKPGEFVSIVGPSGCGKSTLLNIVAGFLKPSRGSATVDAAAIRGPGADRGVVFQQYSLFPWLKVRENVEFGLKMQGVGRSERESKARTLLGLAGLLAFENHYPDQLSGGMKQRVGIVRALATGPQVLLMDEPFGALDAQTRVVMQEILTNMWQQLRLSVLFITHDIEESIFLSDKVYVMTARPGRIKAEIPIPLPRPRTAEMTSSPEFVAIHQQLKALIREESLAAMGGELKDGGLGRDWHLGPEGVRAAL; from the coding sequence ATGATGGGCACGGCAGCTTCCACGGCGAGCGGACACATCGACATCCGCGACGTCACCGTCAGCTTCACCCAGAACGGCGCCAGCCTCGATGCGGTGCGGGGCATCTCGCTCGACGTCAAACCGGGCGAGTTCGTCTCCATCGTCGGGCCCTCGGGCTGCGGCAAATCGACCCTGCTCAACATCGTCGCCGGCTTTCTCAAGCCGAGCCGCGGCAGCGCCACGGTGGACGCTGCGGCCATCCGCGGCCCCGGCGCCGATCGCGGCGTGGTCTTCCAGCAGTACTCGCTGTTCCCCTGGCTGAAGGTGCGGGAGAACGTCGAGTTCGGCCTCAAGATGCAAGGCGTGGGCCGCAGCGAGCGCGAATCCAAGGCGCGCACGCTGCTCGGCCTGGCCGGCCTGCTGGCCTTCGAGAACCACTATCCCGACCAGCTCTCCGGCGGCATGAAGCAGCGCGTCGGCATCGTCCGCGCGCTCGCCACCGGGCCGCAGGTGCTGCTGATGGACGAGCCCTTCGGCGCGCTCGACGCCCAGACCCGGGTGGTGATGCAGGAGATCCTCACCAACATGTGGCAGCAGCTGCGGCTGTCGGTGCTCTTCATCACCCACGACATCGAGGAGTCCATCTTCCTGTCGGACAAGGTCTATGTGATGACGGCGCGGCCGGGCCGGATCAAGGCCGAGATCCCCATCCCGCTGCCGCGCCCGCGTACGGCGGAGATGACCTCCTCTCCGGAGTTCGTCGCCATCCACCAGCAGCTGAAGGCGCTGATCCGCGAGGAGAGCCTGGCTGCGATGGGCGGCGAGCTGAAGGACGGCGGCCTGGGGCGCGACTGGCATCTCGGTCCGGAAGGGGTGAGGGCGGCGTTATGA
- a CDS encoding ABC transporter permease yields the protein MASAISMRAVRDTDSPGGGGASGPALAAVPPPARREEEPAAAAAPQAAAQRGRLATLVRSQAPGLLLGVVSIGLLIGFWYLATAYRWNFYIRFTNVPTPGEVFGEAVRLFGDPKFLTNIGISLWRIMLGFCIATVLGVTLGLLCGRYALLKGLMFPALEVLRPIPAIAWVPISIMLWPSTETSIVFITFIGAFFPILLNTLHGVAAVDKVLIRAARCLGASEYALMTQVVLKGALPHIFTGLAVGMGVAWVSLIAAEMISGQFGVGYFTWEAYSLIEYPHIVIGMLVIGVLGLVCSGGIRLLARMVMPWQGVGGKENA from the coding sequence ATGGCCAGCGCGATAAGCATGCGAGCCGTGCGCGACACGGACAGCCCGGGCGGCGGTGGCGCCTCCGGGCCCGCGCTGGCGGCGGTGCCGCCGCCGGCCCGGCGCGAGGAGGAGCCCGCTGCGGCTGCGGCGCCGCAGGCAGCGGCGCAGCGAGGCCGCCTCGCCACCCTGGTGCGCAGCCAGGCACCGGGGCTGCTGCTGGGCGTGGTGTCGATCGGCCTGCTGATCGGCTTCTGGTATCTGGCGACCGCCTACCGCTGGAACTTCTACATCCGCTTCACCAACGTGCCGACGCCGGGCGAGGTATTCGGCGAGGCGGTAAGGCTGTTCGGCGATCCGAAGTTCCTCACCAACATCGGCATCAGCCTGTGGCGCATCATGCTCGGCTTCTGCATCGCCACCGTGCTGGGGGTGACGCTGGGCCTGCTGTGCGGCCGCTACGCGCTGCTCAAGGGGCTGATGTTCCCGGCGCTGGAGGTGCTGCGGCCGATACCGGCGATCGCCTGGGTGCCGATCTCCATCATGCTGTGGCCCAGCACCGAGACCAGCATCGTCTTCATCACCTTCATCGGTGCCTTCTTTCCCATCCTGCTCAACACCCTGCACGGCGTGGCGGCGGTGGACAAGGTGCTGATCCGCGCGGCGCGCTGCCTCGGCGCCAGCGAGTACGCGCTGATGACGCAGGTGGTGCTGAAGGGCGCGCTGCCGCACATCTTCACCGGGCTGGCGGTGGGCATGGGCGTGGCCTGGGTGTCGCTGATCGCGGCGGAGATGATCTCCGGCCAGTTCGGCGTCGGCTACTTCACCTGGGAGGCCTATTCGCTGATCGAGTATCCGCACATCGTCATCGGCATGCTGGTGATCGGCGTGCTCGGCCTGGTATGCAGCGGCGGCATCCGCCTGCTGGCACGCATGGTCATGCCCTGGCAGGGCGTGGGCGGCAAGGAGAACGCATGA
- a CDS encoding ABC transporter substrate-binding protein encodes MNARSRSTARDKNNKIARRLTAAAALACCCAAFPALAEVVTVGIGTQNTTTNTVTGGIVIKELGLLEKHLPKTGKYKDIEFKIEWQNFTSGPPVTNGMVANTLQIGMMGDYPLLVNGATFQAMPETKSRLIALIAYNADGAGNGLVVHKDSPYYELADLKGKKVSVPFGSAAHGMLLKAMEDKGWKSDYFELSSQSPEVGTSSLQEKRIDGHADFVPFAELLPYRGFARKIFDGVETRVPTFHGVVVRDDFAKKYPEFVVAYIKAMTEANDWVRKNPVEAAAKIEQWTRVEKEVAYMFLGPGGVHTLDPTIKPKWVETVKYDHGVLQRMGRVKDFDADAWVDETYVRQAYKELGRDYDKQKASFANYEIAGTDPLCGGAIDKPREAGEVWIEGGGITAYKSAACTLGAVLKAGNEGKQVAVAFVFDRGSKIKLFADKAFYALGGKGGATDIAPFLLKKDAEAHVAANGGKVGLYADALAAAGR; translated from the coding sequence ATGAATGCACGTTCCAGAAGCACGGCTCGAGACAAGAACAACAAGATCGCCCGCCGACTCACCGCCGCCGCAGCGCTCGCCTGCTGCTGTGCCGCCTTTCCGGCCCTGGCCGAGGTGGTCACCGTCGGCATCGGCACGCAGAACACCACCACCAACACCGTGACCGGCGGCATCGTCATCAAGGAACTCGGCCTGCTCGAAAAGCACCTGCCCAAGACCGGCAAGTACAAGGACATCGAGTTCAAGATCGAATGGCAGAACTTCACCTCCGGCCCGCCGGTGACCAACGGCATGGTCGCCAACACCCTGCAGATCGGCATGATGGGCGACTACCCGCTGCTGGTGAACGGCGCCACCTTCCAGGCCATGCCGGAAACCAAGAGCCGGCTGATCGCGCTCATCGCCTATAACGCCGACGGCGCCGGCAACGGCCTGGTGGTGCACAAGGATTCGCCCTACTACGAGCTGGCCGACCTCAAGGGCAAGAAGGTGTCGGTGCCCTTCGGCTCGGCCGCGCACGGAATGCTGCTGAAGGCAATGGAGGACAAGGGCTGGAAGAGCGACTACTTCGAACTCTCAAGTCAGAGCCCGGAAGTGGGCACGTCCAGCCTGCAGGAAAAGCGCATCGACGGCCACGCCGACTTCGTGCCCTTCGCCGAGCTGCTGCCCTACCGCGGTTTCGCCCGCAAGATCTTCGACGGTGTCGAGACCAGGGTGCCGACCTTCCACGGCGTGGTGGTGCGCGACGACTTCGCCAAGAAGTATCCGGAGTTCGTCGTCGCCTACATCAAGGCGATGACCGAAGCCAACGACTGGGTGCGCAAGAACCCGGTCGAGGCCGCCGCCAAGATCGAGCAATGGACCCGCGTCGAGAAGGAAGTGGCCTACATGTTCCTCGGGCCGGGCGGGGTGCATACGCTGGACCCGACGATCAAGCCGAAGTGGGTCGAGACGGTGAAGTACGATCACGGCGTGCTGCAACGCATGGGCCGGGTCAAGGACTTCGACGCCGATGCCTGGGTGGATGAAACCTACGTCCGCCAGGCCTACAAGGAGCTCGGCCGCGACTACGACAAGCAGAAGGCGAGCTTCGCCAACTACGAGATCGCCGGCACCGACCCGCTGTGCGGCGGCGCCATCGACAAGCCGCGCGAGGCGGGCGAGGTGTGGATCGAAGGCGGCGGCATCACCGCCTACAAGTCGGCCGCCTGCACGCTGGGCGCGGTGCTCAAGGCCGGCAACGAAGGCAAGCAGGTGGCGGTGGCCTTCGTCTTCGACCGCGGCAGCAAGATCAAGCTCTTTGCCGACAAGGCCTTCTACGCCCTCGGCGGCAAGGGCGGCGCGACCGATATCGCGCCCTTCCTGCTGAAGAAGGATGCCGAAGCCCATGTCGCGGCCAACGGTGGCAAGGTCGGCCTCTACGCCGACGCGCTCGCCGCCGCGGGGAGGTGA
- the fdxA gene encoding ferredoxin FdxA, which yields MTYVVTEACVRCKYTDCVAVCPVECFHEGPNFLVIDPEACIDCGVCVPECPIGAIYAEGDLPPDQHDFIALNARFAAEWPVIEAAREPLPEAGQWAEVKDKRQLIEYPAPA from the coding sequence ATGACCTATGTCGTTACCGAAGCCTGCGTGCGCTGCAAATACACCGACTGCGTCGCCGTCTGCCCGGTGGAGTGCTTCCACGAAGGGCCGAACTTCCTGGTGATCGACCCGGAGGCCTGCATCGACTGCGGCGTGTGCGTGCCGGAATGCCCGATCGGCGCGATCTACGCCGAAGGCGACCTGCCGCCGGACCAGCACGACTTCATCGCGCTCAACGCCCGCTTCGCCGCCGAATGGCCGGTGATCGAGGCCGCGCGCGAACCCTTGCCCGAGGCCGGGCAGTGGGCCGAGGTCAAGGACAAGCGCCAGCTCATCGAGTATCCGGCGCCGGCCTGA
- a CDS encoding HEAT repeat domain-containing protein, whose translation MDINTFSIADRLASEDAEVRRLAVIDLPYSDEDDIVPLLLPRLADTDASVRTEAVRALEGFEEPEVVAALAPMLLDADAGVRAAAGEVLAELKQSASAGPLLPLLQGHAAEVRMLAFRAVRALRVDGAFAPAMAALRDPDPGVRREAVGVLGYLRKPEAVGDLAEVAAHDPDTDVRRIAVGALGYATEISVLPALTRALGDGAWQVRDEAAQTIGKLRFGPAIPDLVKAMQDEYWQVRVKAARALGLLKAAAGLPALVEALAHPIGNLRKEAAIALGEIADPRAIPALEKALDDADPDVRKLSRLALTAIGLAQK comes from the coding sequence ATGGACATCAACACCTTCTCCATCGCCGACCGCCTCGCCAGCGAGGATGCCGAAGTGCGCCGCCTGGCGGTGATAGACCTGCCCTACAGCGACGAGGACGACATCGTGCCGCTGCTGCTGCCGCGCCTGGCCGACACCGACGCCAGCGTGCGGACCGAGGCGGTGCGTGCGCTCGAAGGCTTCGAAGAGCCGGAAGTGGTCGCCGCACTGGCGCCCATGCTGCTCGACGCCGATGCCGGCGTGCGTGCCGCGGCCGGCGAAGTGCTGGCCGAACTGAAGCAGAGCGCTTCGGCCGGTCCGCTGCTGCCGCTGCTGCAGGGCCATGCCGCGGAAGTGCGCATGCTCGCCTTCCGCGCGGTGCGCGCGCTGCGGGTCGACGGCGCCTTCGCGCCGGCGATGGCGGCGCTGCGCGACCCCGATCCCGGCGTGCGGCGCGAGGCGGTCGGCGTGCTCGGCTACCTGCGCAAGCCGGAAGCGGTGGGCGATCTCGCCGAAGTCGCCGCCCACGATCCGGATACCGACGTACGTCGCATTGCGGTCGGCGCGCTCGGCTATGCCACCGAGATCAGCGTGCTGCCGGCGCTCACCCGGGCGCTCGGCGACGGTGCCTGGCAGGTGCGTGATGAAGCCGCCCAGACCATAGGCAAGCTCCGCTTCGGGCCGGCCATTCCCGATCTGGTCAAGGCGATGCAGGACGAATACTGGCAGGTGCGGGTCAAGGCGGCGCGCGCGCTCGGCCTGCTCAAGGCCGCGGCCGGCCTGCCGGCGCTGGTGGAGGCGCTGGCGCATCCGATCGGCAACCTGCGCAAGGAAGCGGCCATCGCGCTTGGCGAAATCGCCGATCCGCGCGCCATCCCGGCGCTGGAGAAGGCGCTCGACGATGCCGACCCGGATGTGCGCAAGCTGTCGCGGCTGGCGCTCACCGCGATCGGCCTGGCGCAGAAATAA
- a CDS encoding ferredoxin family protein, with protein MSIAITLTQAPVFVDEDKCIAEKGCTVCVDVCPLDVLAIDMVKKKAFMKFDECWYCLPCETDCPTDAVKVSIPYLLR; from the coding sequence ATGAGCATCGCCATCACCCTCACCCAGGCCCCCGTCTTCGTCGACGAGGACAAGTGCATCGCCGAGAAGGGCTGCACCGTGTGCGTCGACGTCTGCCCGCTCGACGTGCTCGCCATCGACATGGTCAAGAAGAAGGCTTTCATGAAGTTCGACGAATGCTGGTACTGCCTGCCTTGCGAAACCGACTGCCCGACCGATGCGGTCAAGGTCAGCATTCCCTACCTGTTGCGCTGA
- a CDS encoding fumarate reductase/succinate dehydrogenase flavoprotein subunit yields the protein MKRIDLEFDLVVIGGGTGGPMAAVKAKEQNPQLKVLLIDKANVKRSGAISMGMDGLNNAVIPGHATPEQYVKEITIANDGIVDQEAVMAYAANSFDMIQELDRWGVKFEKDETGDYAVRKVHHLGSYVLPMPEGHHMKKILYRQLKRARVEVTNRVVVTRLLTGADGEVTGVMGFDCRTADFYVIRCKAAVISTGAAGRIGLPASGYLMGTYENPTNCGDGHAMAFHAGADLANLECFQINPLIKDYNGPACAYVTGPFGGFTANSKGERFIECDYWSGQMMMEFYNELEGGNGPVFLKLDHLAEETIGEIEHILHTNERPSRGRFHEKRGNDYRKQMVEMHISEIGFCSGHSASGIWTNARGETSVKGLYAAGDCASVPHNYMLGAFVYGRLCGQNAADYCAGVGSGRIDDGAIAAEEARIRAPLERSEGLTPFQIEYKTRRLVNDYLQPPKITRKYEIGLRRFDEVREDATAMMASNPHELMRAMEAHSILDCAEMAARASLFRTESRWGLYHYSVDHPERDDAEWFCHTLLSKSAQGRMQLRKKAVEPYIVPIDEEERTAYQRLRVARSAEAA from the coding sequence ATGAAGCGCATAGATCTGGAGTTCGACCTCGTCGTCATCGGCGGCGGCACCGGCGGGCCGATGGCCGCGGTCAAGGCCAAGGAGCAGAACCCGCAGCTGAAGGTGCTGCTGATCGACAAGGCCAACGTCAAGCGTTCCGGCGCCATCTCGATGGGCATGGACGGTCTCAACAACGCCGTCATCCCCGGCCACGCCACCCCCGAGCAGTACGTCAAGGAGATCACCATCGCCAACGACGGCATCGTCGACCAGGAGGCGGTGATGGCCTATGCCGCCAACAGCTTCGACATGATCCAGGAACTGGACCGCTGGGGCGTCAAGTTCGAGAAAGACGAAACCGGCGACTACGCGGTGCGCAAGGTTCACCACCTCGGCAGCTACGTGCTGCCGATGCCGGAAGGCCACCACATGAAGAAGATCCTCTACCGTCAGTTGAAGCGTGCGCGAGTGGAGGTGACCAACCGCGTGGTGGTGACCCGCCTGCTGACCGGCGCTGACGGCGAGGTCACCGGGGTGATGGGCTTCGACTGCCGCACCGCCGACTTCTACGTGATCCGCTGCAAGGCCGCGGTGATCAGCACCGGCGCCGCCGGCCGCATCGGCCTGCCGGCGTCCGGCTACCTGATGGGCACCTACGAGAACCCGACCAACTGCGGCGACGGCCACGCCATGGCCTTCCATGCGGGCGCCGATCTCGCCAACCTCGAGTGCTTCCAGATCAATCCGCTGATCAAGGACTACAACGGCCCGGCCTGCGCCTACGTCACCGGCCCCTTCGGCGGCTTCACCGCCAACTCCAAGGGCGAGCGCTTCATCGAGTGCGACTACTGGAGCGGCCAGATGATGATGGAGTTCTACAACGAACTCGAAGGCGGCAACGGCCCGGTCTTCCTCAAGCTCGACCACCTCGCCGAGGAGACCATCGGCGAGATCGAGCACATCCTGCACACCAACGAGCGCCCCAGCCGTGGCCGCTTCCACGAGAAGCGCGGCAACGACTACCGCAAGCAGATGGTCGAGATGCATATCTCGGAAATCGGCTTCTGCAGCGGCCACAGCGCCTCCGGCATCTGGACCAACGCCCGCGGCGAAACCTCGGTCAAGGGCCTGTACGCCGCCGGCGACTGCGCCAGCGTGCCGCACAACTACATGCTCGGTGCCTTCGTCTATGGCCGGCTGTGCGGCCAGAACGCCGCCGACTACTGTGCCGGCGTGGGCAGCGGCCGCATCGACGACGGCGCCATCGCCGCCGAGGAAGCCCGTATCCGCGCCCCGCTCGAACGCAGCGAAGGCCTCACCCCCTTCCAGATCGAATACAAGACGCGCCGCCTGGTGAACGACTACCTGCAGCCGCCCAAGATCACCCGCAAGTACGAAATCGGCCTGCGCCGCTTCGACGAAGTGCGCGAGGACGCCACCGCGATGATGGCGAGCAACCCGCACGAGCTGATGCGCGCGATGGAAGCGCACTCCATCCTCGATTGCGCCGAGATGGCGGCGCGCGCCTCGCTGTTCCGCACCGAGAGCCGCTGGGGCCTGTACCACTACAGCGTCGATCACCCCGAGCGCGACGACGCCGAGTGGTTCTGCCACACCCTGCTGAGCAAGAGCGCGCAGGGCCGCATGCAGCTGCGCAAGAAGGCAGTCGAGCCCTACATCGTGCCGATCGACGAGGAAGAGCGCACCGCCTACCAGCGCTTGCGCGTCGCCCGCAGCGCCGAAGCCGCCTGA